GGAAGCGTTAACCGCCATGTATGGGGACAAGATCCAGTCTATGGACGGCAAGATGTTAACGTTGAAGAACGGTGAAGGATATACGATCATGAATGGAAAGTATGACCTTCAGTTGGACAACAAGACGAATGAGAACTTTAAAAGATCGCATGAAAATATACTGGGTATGACTGTAAGTGATCCTGATTACAACATGAGACCTGGTAGGCAATGTTTTCCGACGACGAACGCGGTGATGGCGGATCACGTAGGGGCAACTCCGAGAGATCCATCCAAACAAATGGTGGATGATATGCTCTTTACTGCAAGAGGCAAAGGGATTTTAAACGAGAATGATCACAAAAACGGTGGGAAAGAATTACAAGACTATCCTGGTAACAAACTGCTGAACAAAGAATACGGACTTACACAACATTTGTTTAACGATGGAAGAAATTTGAGTTTCGATGACAAGAAAGCTGCGATTCAAGCAGCCATTCGAAACGGAAATATTGTATCGGCTGGTGGAAAGTTCAATGTAGCCGGTGTAACAGACCACCGAAACGCAATCGTAGGATACGACTCGAAAGGTTGGGTTGTGTTTGACCCGTATGGCAATGCGAATACAAAGGATTACAAAGGAAACGGAATGTTTGCCCATTACGAATATGGAAAGTTCAATTTGGGTGGGAACAAAGCCTACTACGTAACCAAGGACTAAGGAAGATATATGAAGAACCAAAAACGAATATTAGCGATATTGATATTAGCAGGAGTAACGGTTATGTTACAAGCGGAAGGTGAGAAAACACGAAAGGATCTGATTCCTATTTTCAAGAAATGTTATCGGCCGAATGAACACCTGTCCTTGCTTGCAAGCTCCACTTTGACTGAAAAAGGGAAACCAAAGACCTTTTACGGACCGAATAACATTGATGACCAATATATCGATACTGCTTGGGGAGTGAGTAAAAACCAAGGAATCGGAGAATGGATATATACTTACAATGACGTGAATTCAAATAAGAATTCGTATGAGGAACTCGCAGGGAAGAGTCAGAAAAACTATTTCAGTTTTTTGAATGGATTGGCTAAGGATGCGACTTCCTTTGCAGAAAACGGAAGGATCAAAAAAGTAAGGATCGATGTATATGAATTGGAAGGTGGGGAAACGATGGCGAATTTAGATGATCCTCTCATATATCACAATTATCCAATCGAAAATGATACTTTTGAATTGGAATTGAAAGACACTCCCGAGGAACAAACTTTTGAAAGAGAGATTTTTACGAAGATAAAACCGCAAAGTATAGCATATGATCGTTATCTACTTTTCAAGCTGACAATCCTAGAAATATACCCAGGAACTAAAAGTAAGAATGTGTTTCTGACGGAGTTTTTAGCATATTCAGAGGATCGAAAGGAAGGTTTCAAGATTACACGGGAAAGAAAGTAATTTGAGTATTTCGGAATATACTGAATTGATGAAGTTTAGAGAGATTGGGCTCCGGGGATGAAACACGAGGAAATAGCCCGGAGAGGGGGTATCAAAAGACGCGTTATGCGGCTTTTGATAGGGGGACCCTTCCCCCACCTGATATCTAAACCCTATCCACTGACATCTAGAAAGCGTATGTGAAAGACGAAACGGTAAACGCAATTTCGAAAGCGACCGGGATTCCCGCTTGGATGATCTCGAATCAAATGGAGAAGATGAATAAACCAAAGGAACAATGGTATCAAACCCAAGAGTTCCAGATGGTGACAACAGTCGTAGCGGTAGCGGCCGCGCCCTTCACTGGCGGAGCAAGTTTAGCCGTCATGATGGCCGTGGGCGCCGGAATCGGAGCCGCGACAGGAGCCGCGAGCGGAGGACTCAAAGGAGCGTTAGTTGGTGCTGTAGGAGGAGCTGCGGGAGCCGCGGTAAAAAGTTTTACGGGTGGAGCGGTTAACGTAGGGCTTAGCTATTCGGCAGAGAACGGATTTGGAGCATCGGTGGGAGTTGGATACGGACCCGCTACAGTGAGCGTTGGAATCTCCGAAAGAGGCGGAACATCGGTAGATGTAGGATTTAACAAAGCAGGCTTCAACGCGGGATTAAGCTACAACTCCAAAACAGGAAGCGTGAGCGGAAGTGCTGGATTTACTTCTCAAAGTAGCGGAACCGGATTTGCTTTGAGTTACAGTGAGGGAGACGGCTTCGGTGCGAGCTTGAGTAAAAGTTTCAGCAACGGATTGAATGGGGGCTTAAGTTGGAGTGAGAAAGGCGGCGTGGGAGGAAACATCGGATACGAAGCCCCGGGAGACAAAGACAAACCGAAGAACTCACTTGCAAACCAAATGAAGGGAGCTGGTGGAACATTAAGTTTTTCTGAAAGAGATGGTTTGTCCGCTGCACTTAACGCGTCTGGCGGTGTCAACGCGGGGAACTGGAGTCAGTCGGGTGGTTTTCAAGCAAACACAAACTTTTTGGCAGACAAATGGAAGGCGGATTTTGTTTCGAAACAAGGAGAGCTGGAAGAGCTTCAATCGAAAGGTTTGAGTAAGGAACAGGCGACAGCGATTCTGGATGCGCAAGCTCATGCGGAATCGAAGGCTGCTCAGGAAAAAAATAATCAAGAAAGCGGAAAATCGGTGTTAGACGGTGCAGGATATGCTGCGACCAGAAAAGAAGGAGAAGACTACTCTCAAAATCACGGTGATATAGACAACGACGGAAAAAATAAAGGATCTGGTATCGATCCGACCAAGTTAGAAGTAAACCAATACGAGCGTTTTCAAAACCGAGACGGCGCTGCGGAAAATTTAAAAAAGGTTGTTAATGAAACGGACCCAGGAATTGCAGGCCAATACAAAGACGGAAAGTTACACAAAGAGTTTACCGCGGAAATCGATTTGAGGAGAAGCCAGATTTCGGACAATGAGAAAAATATGAGTTTGGGGGACAAGATGAAGTTGGACAAACTCAAAGATCAAAAAGCGGCCTTAGATGCGGAATACAAAGCTATCAATTCGGGGGGAGGGAAAAACGCCA
The nucleotide sequence above comes from Leptospira weilii. Encoded proteins:
- a CDS encoding NADase-type glycan-binding domain-containing protein, which translates into the protein MKNQKRILAILILAGVTVMLQAEGEKTRKDLIPIFKKCYRPNEHLSLLASSTLTEKGKPKTFYGPNNIDDQYIDTAWGVSKNQGIGEWIYTYNDVNSNKNSYEELAGKSQKNYFSFLNGLAKDATSFAENGRIKKVRIDVYELEGGETMANLDDPLIYHNYPIENDTFELELKDTPEEQTFEREIFTKIKPQSIAYDRYLLFKLTILEIYPGTKSKNVFLTEFLAYSEDRKEGFKITRERK